The genomic window ACACCTCGATCGCCCGCGCGAGCGGGTCGTCGGCGTCACCGAGGGGCGGGTCGAGGTGGGTGCGGCCGCGGCCTGCCAGGAGCAGCTGCAGTCCCCCTCCCGATCGGCCCAGGCTGCCCCGGACCGCGACGAGGTCACCCACCAGGGCGCCGTCACGACGCACCGCCCGACGTCCCTGGAGGTCGCCGACCGCGGTGATGCCCACGACGATGCTCCCTTCGGCCGCGGACGACAGATCTCCCCCGAGCACGGGGGCACCGGCCTCCCGGGCGGCCTGCGCGATGCCCTCGGCGAGGGAGAGCGCCCACTCGACCTCCGTCGCCGGGTCGGCGGCGATGGCCACCAGCAGTCCGGTGGGCACCGCGCCCATGGCGGCGATGTCGGCGATGTTCTGGGCGACGACCTTGCGACCGACCTCCGTCGGTGAGGACCAGTCGTCGTGCCAGTCACGTCCCCGGACCATGGAGTCGGTGGTCAGCACCACCGCTGCGGAGGGCGCGGCCAGGACCGCGGCGTCGTCACCGGGGCCGAGGAGCACTTCCGCTGGTCCGGCCGCTCCGCGGAAGAGTGGGAAGAGCCGCGACAGCAGCTCTTCCTCACAGATGTCCTGCAGGCGGGCCCGGGTCATCGCGCTCTCCTCGGGTGGGCGAAGGGGGTCAGGACCGCACGGTAGCCTCCCGGCCGTGCCTTCTTCTCCTCGCCGTCGCCCGCGCGTCGTCCCGGCAGGCCTGAGCCTGCTCGCCGTCGCGGCCCTGGGTGCCTGTGCCGGGCCGGTGCAGGTGGCGATCCCGGTCCAGGCGGAGGGCGCTGCCTGCGCTGCTGCGAGCGAGCACTGGCCGGACGAGATCGCCGGCGAGGCACCGAGGGAGACCGACCCGAGCGACCCGACCGTCATCGCCTGGGGGGACCCCGCCGTCATCGCCCGGTGCGGGATGCCCGCGCTCGGGCCGACGGAGAACCAGTGCATCGTCGTCGACGGCATCGACTGGGTCGCCGAGGACCTCGGTGACGGGACGAAGCTGACCACCTTCGGCAGGGAGCCGGCGATCGAGGTCCTCGTCCCCGACGAGCACGGGCCGGCACCACTGCTGCTCCCGGCCTTCAGCGGCGCGGCGAAGCAGCTCCCGACCAACGACTACGCCTGCAGCTGAGCAACGCCAGGACGTCGCACCTGCTGGGACTCCTGCGAGTCCCACGCTTCGACTACCTCAGGCCGACGGGGCGCTCCAGCGCGAGCTGGATCAGCTCGTCGACGAGCTCGGGGTAGCTCACGCCGCTCTCGGCCCACATGCGTGGGTACATCGAGGTCGGTGTGAAGCCGGGCATCGTGTTGATCTCGTTGATCAGGACCGTGCCCCCGTCGGTGACGAAGCAGTCGACCCGGGCCGGTCCCTCGCACGCCAACGCCTCGAAGGCGGCGGCAGCGAGGCGGCGTACCTCTGCGGCCTCGGCCTGCGGCAGGTCCGCCGGGCAGGACAGACGCACGGACGAGTCATCGAGGTACTTCGCCTCGAAGTCGTAGAAGTCGTGGCCGCGACCGGACTCGACGACGATCTCGCCGGGCAGGGACGTGCGTGGAGCGTCCAGACCGCGCCCCTCGAGGACGGAGCACTCGATCTCACGGCCGGAGACGCCCTGCTCGACGATGACCTTCAGGTCGTGCTCGCGCGCGGCCTCGATCGCCCCCTCGAGCTGGTCGGAGCGCTCGACCTTGGACACACCCATCGAGGAACCGGCGCGGCAGGGCTTGACGAAGACCGGGAAGTGCAGCGACTCCACCGCATCCATCGCAGCAGCCTTGTCCCGACGCCACTGCCGGTCGGTGATGACGGTGTACGGGCCGACGGGCAGCCCCGCGCCGGCGAAGACGACCTTCATGTAGTGCTTGTCCATGCCCGCGGCCGAGGCCAGCACCCCGGAGCCGACATACCGCATGTCGGTGAGCTCGAGCATCCCCTGCAGGGTGCCGTCCTCACCGTAGGGTCCGTGGAGCAGCGGGAAGACGACGTCCACCTCACCGAGGGTCTCCAGCGCCTCACCGGTGCGGTGCACACTCAGCGTGCTCTCGCCGGCGCGCGTCGGCAGGACGACCTCGCTCCCGGTGTCCTCGACCTGCGGGGTCTGGGTGGGGGTGAGCGCCAACCGGTCCGGGTCGTCCGAGGCGAGGACCCACGCGCCGTCCCGGGTGATGCCCACGGGCAGGACGTCGTAGGCGTCACGGTCGATCGCGCGCAGCACACCCGCCGCGGTGGCACACGAGACCGCGTGCTCGGAGGACCTGCCGCCGAAGACGACGGCGACGCGAGGCTTGCGATTCGGATGGCTGCTCATCGACGGAAGACTAACCCCTAACCTGCGCACATGAGCGCCCCACGCCCGAGCGGCACCCCCGCCACCCCCCACTCCCCCGAACTGTCCCCGCGGACGCAGGTCGTGGCAGCCGGACGCCCCCCGCGTGCACCGGGCGCGTCGCTCAATCCCCCGGTCACCTTCACCTCGACCTACATCGCCGACGGGCCGGTCAACTACGCGCGCGTCGACAACCCGACGTGGACCCCCTTCGAGGAGGCCGTCGGTGGGCTCGAAGGGGGTCAGGCGCTCCTCTACTCCTCGGGTATGGCCGCGGTCGTGGCCGTGCTCGCGCTCGTCCCCCGGGGCGGCGTCGTCGTCGCCCCGGCCGCCGCCTACAACGGCGTCGTCGTCTCGCTCACCGAGGCCGCCCAGGAGGGGCTGCTCGAGGTGCGCTGGGTCGACATCACCGACACCGCCGGGGTCCGCGCGGCACTGCCCGGCGCCGACCTGATCTGGTTGGAGTCCCCGACCAACCCCCTGCTCGACGTCGCGGACCTGGCAGGGCTCACCGCGGCCGCACACGAGGCCGGCGCGCTGGTCGCGGTCGACAACACCTTCGCCACGCCGCTGCTGCAACGTCCCCTCGACGAGGGCGCCGACATCGTCGTGCACTCGGCGACGAAGTACCTGGCCGGCCACTCCGACGTGATCCTCGGCCTGACGGTGACCAATGACGACGAGCCCGGCCGCGAGCTGCGCACGCGCCTGGCCCGCCACCGCACCCTGGGCGGGGCCATCGCGGGACCGATGGAGGCCTGGCTCGCCCTGCGCGGGCTGCGCACCCTCTCCCTTCGCCTCGAGCGGGCCTGCGAGAACGCCGTCGAGCTCGCCCGGCGACTGGCCGACCACCCACGTGTCTCCCGGGTGCGCTACCCCGGCTGGGGCGCGGTGGTCTCCGTCGAGGTCGCCGGGCGCACCGATGGCGCGGACGAGGCCGAGGCGCTCGCCGCCGGGACCCGCATCTGGTCGAACTCGACCAGCCTCGGGGGCGTCGAGTCACAACTCGAGCGACGCCGCCGCCAGCCCGGCGAGCCGGAGGCCGTCCCGGTCAACCTCGTGCGGATGTCGGTCGGCGTCGAGGACGTCGACGACCTGTGGCGCGACCTCGAGCAGTCCCTGGCCGCGCTGGGCTGATTTCGAGGCTGCGGCCGCGGGCGGCCTACGCACCTCAATCCGGCGGATTTCGAGGTGGTCCCTGAGGCGCGACGAAGGAGCCTCGAAGGGCTGCGGCCGCGGGCGGCCTACGCACCTCAATCCGGCGGATTTCGAGGTGGTCCCTGAGGCGCGACGAAGGAGCCTCGAAGGGCTGCGGCCGCGGGCGGCCTACGCACCTCAATCCGGCGGATTTCGAGGTGGTCCCTGAGGCGCGACGAAGGAGCCTCGAAGGGCTGCGGCCGCGGGGTGGCCCCCGCACCTCGATCCCGCGGAGCTAGTCCGTCTCGGACTTGCGGGCGCGGGCGAGCAGCTCGCGGCCTATTTCCGTGACCGGGACCGCCTCGTGCACGGCACGGTTGACCTGCTCGATGATCGGCACGTCGACGCCGTTGCCGTGGGCGAGCTCGAGGATGGATGAGCAGGACTTCACGCCCTCCGCGGTCTGCTTGGTCTGCGCGGTGACCTCCTCCAGCGTCAGGCCCTGACCGAGCTTGACCCCGAAGGAGTGGTTGCGCGAGAGCGGCGACATGCAGGTGGCGATGAGGTCGCCGACGCCGGCGAGACCCGACATCGTGCGCGGGTCCGCGCCCAGTGCCATGGCCAGTCGGGTGGTCTCGGCGAGGCCCCGGGTGATGATCGTCGCCTTGGTGTTGTCGCCCATCCCCAGGCCGGAGGCCATGCCCACGGCGAGCGCGATGACGTTCTTGACCGCTCCCCCGATCTCGGCGCCGACGAGGTCGGGCGAGGTGTAGGGGCGGAAGTAGCTCGTCTGGCACGCCGCCGCGACCGTGTCGGCAGAGCGCTCGTCCGGGCAGGCGACGACGGTTGCGGCCGGCTGGCGCTGGATGATCTCGCGGGAGAGATTCGGTCCGCTCACCGCAGAGATGCGTTCGAGCGGGACCCCGGCGACCTCGTGGATGACCTCGCTCATCCGCTTCGTCGTGCCGAGCTCGATGCCCTTCATCAGCGAGACGATGATCTTCTCGCCCGTGAGCAGCGGGGCCCACTGGGTGAGGTTGTCGCGCAGGGACTGCGAGGGCACGGAGAGGACGACGATCCCGGCGCCGTCGACGACGCGCTCAGGATCCGTCGAGGCGGAGATCCGCGACGACAGCTCGATCCCGGGCGCGTAGTCCTCGTTGACGCCCCGGTTGAGCTGCTCGACCAGCTCGGGGCGTCGACCCCACACCCGTACGTCGTTCCCCGCGTCGGCGAGGATCGACGCGAAAGCGGTACCCCAGCTCCCGGCACCAAAGACGGCGATGTGGTTCACGACTTTCCTCCTGATCGGTAGTCACCCGTGGACCGCAGTCCGTGGGCCTTGGGGTCGAAGCGTTCGGTCGGCGCCTTCGCCCCACGCAGCTGCTCCAGCCCGTGGGTGAGGGCCTGCATGATCCGGTCGGTGCCGGCGTGGATCGCCTCTCGGGTCACCGGGTTGCAGCGTAGGTCCGACAGCTCGACCGGCGGGCCGAAGTCGATCCGGACCAGAGTGCGTCGTCGCGAGATGGTGGGCCTCCGGGCATAGGGGGCCAGCAGGTCCTGCGTCCCCCACTGGGCAATCGGGATGACCGGGCAGCCGGCCTGCAGCGCCAGGCGTGCGGCACCGGTCTTGCCGCGCATGGGCCACATGTCGGGGTCGCGGGTGAGCGAGCCCTCGGGGTAGACGGCCACGCACGCGCCGGCCTCGATCGCCCGGATCGCGGGCCCGAGCGAGCTCGCCGCACCCGCCGTCTCGCGGTCGACCCGCACCTGGTGGGTGTGCCGCATGACCGACCGGACGACGGGGGTCTCGAAGAGGCTGCTCTTGGCCAGGAAGACCGGCGCGCGTCCCTGGTCGTAGAGCACGTGCGCCCACGGGAAGGGGTCGATGTGCGAGACGTGGTTCGGCGCGACGATGAAGCCACCCGAGCGGGGGAGGTGCTCCAGCCCACTGACCTCGTAGCGCATCAGTGCCCGCAGCACCGGACGCAGGACACCCGCCACGACCCGGTACATGACCGGGGTCGGCATGCGGTGGGTGGTCATGGCACCTCTCGGTCCGGGGCGGCGCCCTCGGCGCCTCGGTCTGGAAACGCTCAGCCTATGACACGACTACCCTCGAACCCGTGCAAGCCACGGTCTTCTCCCAGTCCCCTGACACCGGTGCCGTCGTCGTCACCGACGCCGGTCTCTCCCACGACGTCAGCGCCGAGGTGGTCGTGGCCAGCGGTCTGCGCTTCCTGCGGCCCGGGCAGCGGGTGAGCATCACCGAGACCGACGGGGTGATCACCCGGTTGTGGATCGTCGGGATCGGCGATCGCGAGACGATCACCTGACCGACCCTGGCTGGGGCGAAGGGGGCCCCACACCGATCGAGGGGCCGTCACGGTGATCCGTGACGGCCCCTCGGGTCGTCTCCACCGCGCGGCGGTGGAGGGTGGCTCGTCAGCTGGTGCCGGAGTCCGAGCTGCTCGCGGCGGTCTTCTTCGCCGGAGTGGTCTTCTTGGCCGACGTCGACTTCGACGCGGTGCTCTTCTTCGCCGGGGTCGACTTCTTGGCCGTGGACTTCGACGCGGTCGACTTCGACGCACTCGACTTCTTCGCCGGAGTGGCCTTCTTGGCCGACGTCGACTTCGACGCGGTGCTCTTCTTCGCCGGGGTCGACTTCTTGGCCGTGGACTTCGACGCGGTCGACGTCGACGCACTCGACTTCTTCGCCGGAGTGGCCTTCTTGGCCGACGACTTCGACGCGGTCGACTTCGCCGGGGTCGACTTCTTGGCCGAAGTGGCCTTCTTGGCCGACGACGACTTCGACGCAGTGCTCTTCTTCGCCGGGGTCGACTTCGCGGCCGCGGGCTTCGACTCCGCCGAGGTCTTCTTGCCCTTCTTGCCGCCCGGGACGGCGCCACCGGCGATGGCTCGAGCGGTGCCCGCTGCGGAGGTGACGGTGCCGGCTGCGGCACGCGCCGCGGCGGGGGCGGCCTTCGGCAGCGACTTGGGGTCGGCGACGTAGGTCTTGAAGCTCGTGCCCGCCTTGAAGCGCGGGACCGTGGTCTTCTTGATCTTCACGACCTCACCGGTGCGCGGGTTGCGGCCGGTCCGAGCTGCGCGGGCCGCCTTCTCGAAGGTGCCGAAACCGGTGATGGCGACGCGCCCCCCCTTGGCCACCTCACGGACGATCGTGTCGAGCACGACCTCCAGTGCCTCCTGGGCCGCCTTCCGGCTACCCAGCCTCTCTTCGAGAGCCTTGACGAGTTCTGCCTTGTTCACGGTCACTCCCGTAGCGGTTCGACGCCGGGCAGTCCCCGGCTCGGACAGCCGAGTCGTTCACCCGACCTGTACACGACGGTAGGGCGGGTGACGCCCTCCGTGCAGCATTTCGGGGTGACCAGTTTTTATTGGCGCACAAGCGCATTCGCCGACCCTCGGCCCGACCACGGAGTAGTCCTGGCCGGAGAAGATCGGCGAATGCGGCGTGCGGGCGACGAGTACGACTGCCCGGCAACGACTTTCGACGAAGGCTCGAAACTCAGACCGGCTGCGTCGTCGGCTTCCAACTCGGTCGCGAGGCCTCGAAGTCGGTGACGTCCTGCTCGTGCCGCATCGTCAGGCCGATGTCGTCGAGGCCCTCGATGAGGCGCCACCGCGTGTAGTCGTCCACGTGGAAGGCGCAGGTGATGTCCCCGGCGACCACGGTCCTCGCCGTGAGGTCGACGGTGATCTGCGCGCCCGGGGTGTTCTCGAGGTACTTCCACAGCAGTTCGACGTCGTCCTGGGCGACCTGCGCGGCGAGCAGGCCCTGCTTGCCGGAGTTGCCCCGGAAGATGTCGGCGAAGCGCGAGGAGATGACGACCCTGAAGCCGTAGTCCTTCAGCGCCCAGACTGCGTGCTCGCGCGAGGACCCGGTACCGAAGTCGGGGCCGACGACGAGGACCGAACCGTCCTGGTACGCGGGCTGGTTGAGCACGAAGGTCTCGTCGTTGCGCCACGCGGCGAAGAGGCCGTCCTCGAAGCCGGTGCGGGAGACCCGCTTGAGGTACACCGCCGGGATGATCTGGTCGGTGTCGACATTGCTGCGGCGCAGCGGGACGCCCGTGCCGGTGTGTGTCGTGAACTTCTCCATCGCTGCTCAGGCTCCTTCGGTGGCGTCGAGATCGGCGGGGCTGGACAACGTGCCGCGCACGGCGGTGGCCGCGGCCACCAGCGGCGAGACGAGGTGGGTGCGCCCCCCCTTCCCCTGGCGTCCCTCGAAGTTGCGGTTGCTCGTCGAGGCGGACCGCTCCCCCGGGGAGAGGATGTCGGGGTTCATGCCCAGGCACATCGAGCACCCGGGCAGACGCCACTGCGCACCCGCCTCGGTGAAGACGTGGTGCAGGCCCTCCTCCTCGGCCTGGACCCGTACCCGCGCGGACCCGGGGACGACGAGCATGCGCACGGACTGCGCGACGTGACGGCCCTTGATGACCCCGGCCGCGGCCCGCAGGTCCTCGATGCGACCGTTGGTGCACGAGCCGAGGAAGACGGTGTCGACCGCGACCTCGCGCAGCGGGGTGCCCGGGGTCAGGGCCATGTACTCCAGCGCCTTCGTGGCGGTGGCCCGCTCGTCCTCGTCGGCCATCGCCTCGGGGTCGGGCACGGCCTCGGCCAGCGGGGCACCCTGACCGGGGTTGGTTCCCCAGGTGACGAAGGGGGTCAGCGTCGAGGCATCGATGT from Janibacter cremeus includes these protein-coding regions:
- a CDS encoding HU family DNA-binding protein, with translation MNKAELVKALEERLGSRKAAQEALEVVLDTIVREVAKGGRVAITGFGTFEKAARAARTGRNPRTGEVVKIKKTTVPRFKAGTSFKTYVADPKSLPKAAPAAARAAAGTVTSAAGTARAIAGGAVPGGKKGKKTSAESKPAAAKSTPAKKSTASKSSSAKKATSAKKSTPAKSTASKSSAKKATPAKKSSASTSTASKSTAKKSTPAKKSTASKSTSAKKATPAKKSSASKSTASKSTAKKSTPAKKSTASKSTSAKKTTPAKKTAASSSDSGTS
- a CDS encoding lysophospholipid acyltransferase family protein; the encoded protein is MTTHRMPTPVMYRVVAGVLRPVLRALMRYEVSGLEHLPRSGGFIVAPNHVSHIDPFPWAHVLYDQGRAPVFLAKSSLFETPVVRSVMRHTHQVRVDRETAGAASSLGPAIRAIEAGACVAVYPEGSLTRDPDMWPMRGKTGAARLALQAGCPVIPIAQWGTQDLLAPYARRPTISRRRTLVRIDFGPPVELSDLRCNPVTREAIHAGTDRIMQALTHGLEQLRGAKAPTERFDPKAHGLRSTGDYRSGGKS
- a CDS encoding NAD(P)H-dependent glycerol-3-phosphate dehydrogenase, giving the protein MNHIAVFGAGSWGTAFASILADAGNDVRVWGRRPELVEQLNRGVNEDYAPGIELSSRISASTDPERVVDGAGIVVLSVPSQSLRDNLTQWAPLLTGEKIIVSLMKGIELGTTKRMSEVIHEVAGVPLERISAVSGPNLSREIIQRQPAATVVACPDERSADTVAAACQTSYFRPYTSPDLVGAEIGGAVKNVIALAVGMASGLGMGDNTKATIITRGLAETTRLAMALGADPRTMSGLAGVGDLIATCMSPLSRNHSFGVKLGQGLTLEEVTAQTKQTAEGVKSCSSILELAHGNGVDVPIIEQVNRAVHEAVPVTEIGRELLARARKSETD
- a CDS encoding DUF3515 family protein, which encodes MPSSPRRRPRVVPAGLSLLAVAALGACAGPVQVAIPVQAEGAACAAASEHWPDEIAGEAPRETDPSDPTVIAWGDPAVIARCGMPALGPTENQCIVVDGIDWVAEDLGDGTKLTTFGREPAIEVLVPDEHGPAPLLLPAFSGAAKQLPTNDYACS
- the thiL gene encoding thiamine-phosphate kinase, with the protein product MTRARLQDICEEELLSRLFPLFRGAAGPAEVLLGPGDDAAVLAAPSAAVVLTTDSMVRGRDWHDDWSSPTEVGRKVVAQNIADIAAMGAVPTGLLVAIAADPATEVEWALSLAEGIAQAAREAGAPVLGGDLSSAAEGSIVVGITAVGDLQGRRAVRRDGALVGDLVAVRGSLGRSGGGLQLLLAGRGRTHLDPPLGDADDPLARAIEVLCRVHRSTEDVPWRAGPEAADAGATAMIDLSDGLVRDLGRVAGASGVRIELDGEALAAFATGPLTLALGAEEAMRQVLSGGEEHSLAATFPRAAVPDGWEVIGVCADGSGEVLVDGEVPPVTGWDHFSG
- a CDS encoding trans-sulfuration enzyme family protein, with product MSAPRPSGTPATPHSPELSPRTQVVAAGRPPRAPGASLNPPVTFTSTYIADGPVNYARVDNPTWTPFEEAVGGLEGGQALLYSSGMAAVVAVLALVPRGGVVVAPAAAYNGVVVSLTEAAQEGLLEVRWVDITDTAGVRAALPGADLIWLESPTNPLLDVADLAGLTAAAHEAGALVAVDNTFATPLLQRPLDEGADIVVHSATKYLAGHSDVILGLTVTNDDEPGRELRTRLARHRTLGGAIAGPMEAWLALRGLRTLSLRLERACENAVELARRLADHPRVSRVRYPGWGAVVSVEVAGRTDGADEAEALAAGTRIWSNSTSLGGVESQLERRRRQPGEPEAVPVNLVRMSVGVEDVDDLWRDLEQSLAALG
- the leuD gene encoding 3-isopropylmalate dehydratase small subunit, with translation MEKFTTHTGTGVPLRRSNVDTDQIIPAVYLKRVSRTGFEDGLFAAWRNDETFVLNQPAYQDGSVLVVGPDFGTGSSREHAVWALKDYGFRVVISSRFADIFRGNSGKQGLLAAQVAQDDVELLWKYLENTPGAQITVDLTARTVVAGDITCAFHVDDYTRWRLIEGLDDIGLTMRHEQDVTDFEASRPSWKPTTQPV
- a CDS encoding D-alanine--D-alanine ligase family protein, which translates into the protein MSSHPNRKPRVAVVFGGRSSEHAVSCATAAGVLRAIDRDAYDVLPVGITRDGAWVLASDDPDRLALTPTQTPQVEDTGSEVVLPTRAGESTLSVHRTGEALETLGEVDVVFPLLHGPYGEDGTLQGMLELTDMRYVGSGVLASAAGMDKHYMKVVFAGAGLPVGPYTVITDRQWRRDKAAAMDAVESLHFPVFVKPCRAGSSMGVSKVERSDQLEGAIEAAREHDLKVIVEQGVSGREIECSVLEGRGLDAPRTSLPGEIVVESGRGHDFYDFEAKYLDDSSVRLSCPADLPQAEAAEVRRLAAAAFEALACEGPARVDCFVTDGGTVLINEINTMPGFTPTSMYPRMWAESGVSYPELVDELIQLALERPVGLR